Proteins from a single region of Chromobacterium sp. ATCC 53434:
- a CDS encoding PilT/PilU family type 4a pilus ATPase yields MAEKKASDLFMTSFSPPMLKLDGELTPVNDKPLTADMVKQLAYSLMSEEEAAVFESEREMNLGHPVPGLGSFRVNIFWQRGSVGMVVRYIVPSIPSLDELQLPPLLGDLARQKRGLILVVGSTGSGKSSTVAAMLQTRNQSMKGHILTVEDPIEFLYRHDKSIVNQREVGFDTLSYARALKNAMREAPDVLMIGEIRDAETLTQALAYAQSGHLCISTLHGNNSYHMLNRVINFFPPESRNSLLMDLSAALRAVVSQRLVPTSDGGRVPAVELMLNTPHISELIRTGEIDKIKEAIESSMSDGAQTFEQALFQLHKAGRISLDEALRHADSPTNLYWLVNQAGDSTAAKPKPGPDSAASFDSIKLDL; encoded by the coding sequence ATGGCCGAAAAAAAGGCCAGCGACCTGTTCATGACCAGCTTCTCGCCGCCGATGCTGAAGCTGGACGGTGAACTGACGCCGGTCAACGACAAGCCGCTCACCGCCGACATGGTGAAACAACTGGCCTACAGCCTGATGAGCGAGGAGGAGGCGGCGGTCTTCGAAAGCGAACGCGAGATGAACCTGGGCCATCCGGTGCCCGGCCTCGGCAGCTTTCGCGTCAATATCTTCTGGCAGCGCGGCTCGGTCGGCATGGTGGTGCGCTACATCGTGCCCAGCATCCCGTCGCTGGACGAATTGCAGCTGCCGCCGCTGCTCGGCGATCTAGCCAGGCAAAAACGCGGCCTGATCCTCGTCGTCGGCTCCACCGGCTCCGGCAAGAGCTCGACGGTGGCGGCGATGCTGCAGACCCGCAACCAGAGCATGAAGGGCCACATCCTGACGGTGGAGGACCCGATCGAGTTCCTGTACCGGCACGACAAGTCCATCGTCAACCAGCGCGAGGTCGGTTTCGACACCCTGTCCTACGCCCGCGCGCTGAAGAACGCGATGCGCGAGGCGCCGGACGTGCTGATGATAGGCGAGATCCGCGACGCCGAGACGCTGACCCAGGCGCTGGCCTACGCCCAGTCCGGCCATCTGTGCATCTCCACGCTGCACGGCAACAACAGCTATCACATGCTGAACCGGGTCATCAATTTCTTTCCGCCGGAGAGCCGAAACTCGCTGCTGATGGACCTGTCGGCCGCGCTGCGCGCGGTGGTGTCGCAGCGGCTGGTGCCGACATCGGACGGCGGCCGGGTGCCGGCGGTGGAGCTGATGCTGAACACGCCGCACATTTCGGAGTTGATTCGAACCGGAGAGATAGACAAAATCAAGGAGGCCATCGAGAGCAGCATGAGCGATGGCGCGCAGACCTTCGAACAGGCGCTGTTCCAGTTGCACAAAGCCGGACGGATCAGCCTGGACGAGGCGCTGCGGCACGCCGACTCGCCGACTAATCTGTACTGGCTGGTCAACCAGGCCGGCGACAGCACGGCGGCGAAACCCAAACCTGGCCCCGACAGCGCGGCCAGCTTCGACAGCATCAAACTGGACTTGTAA
- a CDS encoding arsenate reductase, which yields MITLYGIPNCSTVKKARQWLADNGIDYVFHDFKKQGIDAARLQAWTAQVPLAKLVNRQGTTWRALPDDSKAAADTQDGAIALMREQTSVIKRPVLEWDGKVGVGFSEADWAERFGL from the coding sequence ATGATTACCTTGTACGGCATCCCCAACTGCAGCACCGTGAAAAAGGCCCGCCAATGGTTGGCCGACAACGGCATCGACTACGTTTTCCACGACTTCAAGAAACAGGGCATAGACGCCGCGCGGCTGCAGGCCTGGACCGCGCAGGTGCCGCTGGCCAAGCTGGTCAACCGCCAGGGCACCACCTGGCGCGCGCTGCCGGACGACAGCAAGGCCGCCGCCGACACCCAGGACGGCGCGATCGCGCTGATGCGCGAGCAGACCTCGGTAATCAAGCGCCCGGTGCTGGAATGGGACGGCAAGGTCGGCGTCGGCTTCTCCGAGGCGGACTGGGCGGAGCGCTTCGGCCTATGA
- the dapE gene encoding succinyl-diaminopimelate desuccinylase, giving the protein MSATLDLARELIRRDSVTPRDEGCQALMIDRLEAIGFKVEKMRHGDVDNFWARRGDAGPVFCFAGHTDVVPTGPLEKWDSPPFEPTVRGGLLYGRGAADMKASLAAFVTACERFVAEHPDHAGSLALLITSDEEGVAVDGTVKVVDALEARGETVDYCIVGEPTSETRLGDTIKNGRRGSLSGRLIVHGIQGHIAYPQLAQNPIHLMAPALAELAATRWDDGNDFFPPTSWQVSNIQAGTGATNVIPGHCDLWFNFRFSPESSADSLKERVCRILDKHGLGYELHWQLSGLPFITPPGALTEALAQAIAEVADARAELSTTGGTSDGRFIKRIARELVEFGPVNATIHKLNECVEVADIEPLADIYRLTLERLLARA; this is encoded by the coding sequence ATGAGCGCGACGCTGGATCTGGCCCGCGAGCTGATACGCCGCGACTCCGTCACGCCGCGCGACGAAGGTTGCCAGGCGCTGATGATAGACCGCCTGGAGGCGATAGGCTTCAAGGTGGAGAAGATGCGCCACGGCGACGTCGACAACTTCTGGGCGCGCAGGGGCGACGCCGGTCCGGTGTTCTGCTTCGCCGGGCACACCGACGTGGTGCCGACCGGTCCCTTGGAGAAATGGGACAGCCCGCCGTTCGAGCCCACCGTCCGCGGCGGCCTGCTGTACGGCCGCGGCGCCGCCGATATGAAGGCCTCGCTGGCCGCCTTCGTCACCGCCTGCGAGCGCTTCGTCGCCGAACATCCGGACCACGCCGGTTCGCTGGCGCTGTTGATCACCTCGGACGAGGAAGGCGTGGCGGTGGACGGCACCGTCAAGGTCGTCGACGCGCTGGAGGCGCGCGGCGAGACGGTGGACTACTGCATCGTCGGCGAGCCGACATCGGAGACGCGCCTTGGCGACACCATCAAGAACGGCCGCCGCGGCTCGCTGTCCGGCCGGCTGATCGTCCACGGCATCCAGGGCCACATCGCCTACCCGCAACTGGCGCAGAACCCGATCCACCTGATGGCGCCGGCGCTGGCGGAGCTGGCCGCCACCCGCTGGGACGACGGCAACGACTTCTTCCCGCCGACCAGCTGGCAGGTGTCCAACATCCAGGCCGGCACCGGCGCGACCAATGTCATCCCCGGCCACTGCGACCTGTGGTTCAATTTCCGTTTTTCGCCGGAAAGCAGCGCCGACAGCCTGAAGGAGAGGGTCTGCCGGATACTGGACAAGCACGGCCTGGGCTACGAGCTGCACTGGCAGCTGTCCGGCCTGCCGTTCATCACGCCGCCGGGCGCGCTGACCGAGGCCTTGGCCCAGGCTATCGCCGAAGTCGCCGACGCCAGGGCCGAGCTGTCAACGACCGGCGGCACCTCCGACGGCCGCTTCATCAAGCGCATCGCGCGCGAGCTGGTGGAGTTCGGCCCGGTCAACGCCACCATACACAAGCTGAACGAGTGCGTGGAAGTGGCCGACATCGAACCGCTGGCCGACATCTACCGCCTGACGCTGGAGCGATTGCTGGCCAGGGCGTGA
- a CDS encoding MarC family protein: MEIEIAKIFIALLVLVNPLGAIPIFISLTPSASQEERQKIAQTTAIAVAVVMCLFAIVGQTLLRFLGISIGSFQVGGGILLMLIAIALMNAKPGPTKTTKQEREEAGGKTNIAVVPMAIPLMTGPGTISTVIIYATTAHSWLQVVYLLVSSLLVAITCYGALTLATPLTRLLGQTGINIVNRVMGMLLAAVSVEIIVDGLYRLFPQLTR, translated from the coding sequence ATGGAAATCGAAATCGCAAAAATCTTCATCGCGCTGCTGGTGCTGGTCAACCCGCTGGGCGCCATCCCCATCTTCATCAGCCTGACGCCCAGCGCCAGCCAGGAGGAAAGGCAGAAAATCGCCCAGACCACCGCCATCGCGGTGGCGGTGGTGATGTGCCTGTTCGCCATCGTCGGCCAGACCCTGCTGCGCTTTCTCGGCATCAGCATAGGCTCGTTCCAGGTCGGCGGCGGCATCTTGTTGATGCTGATCGCCATCGCGCTGATGAACGCCAAGCCCGGACCGACCAAGACCACCAAGCAGGAGCGCGAGGAAGCCGGCGGCAAGACCAATATCGCCGTGGTGCCGATGGCCATCCCGCTGATGACCGGCCCCGGCACCATCTCCACTGTCATCATCTACGCCACCACCGCCCACTCCTGGCTGCAGGTGGTCTATCTGCTGGTCAGCAGCCTGCTGGTGGCCATCACCTGCTACGGCGCGCTGACGCTGGCCACGCCGCTGACCCGGCTGCTAGGACAGACCGGCATCAACATCGTCAACCGGGTGATGGGCATGCTGCTGGCGGCGGTCTCGGTGGAAATCATCGTCGACGGCCTCTACCGGCTGTTTCCGCAACTGACGCGCTGA
- a CDS encoding methyl-accepting chemotaxis protein: MFKVIKFAADITDQETARQQDLRLVQEAHRLSAASDSASNDGQQVIRDTIQAMSVIADSAGQSARLIEDLEQKTSRITTIVNTIHEIADQTNLLALNAAIEAARAGEQGRGFAVVADEVRKLAERTSSSTKEVTEMIDDIKNGTGNATESIHEMLVKAQKGEEHASEASHSIEQIRSSTSQLADVVNHFSAVQSMAMDKTHPGN; the protein is encoded by the coding sequence GTGTTCAAGGTCATCAAGTTCGCCGCCGACATCACCGACCAGGAGACCGCCCGGCAACAGGATCTGCGCCTGGTGCAGGAGGCCCACCGGCTGTCGGCGGCGTCGGACAGCGCCTCCAACGACGGCCAGCAGGTGATCCGCGACACCATACAGGCGATGAGCGTGATCGCCGACAGCGCCGGACAATCGGCGCGGCTGATAGAAGACCTGGAGCAGAAGACCAGCCGCATCACCACCATCGTCAACACCATCCACGAGATCGCCGACCAGACCAATCTGTTGGCGCTGAACGCGGCGATCGAGGCGGCGCGGGCCGGCGAGCAGGGCCGCGGCTTCGCCGTGGTGGCCGACGAAGTGCGCAAGCTGGCCGAACGCACCAGTTCCTCCACCAAGGAGGTGACGGAGATGATAGACGACATCAAGAACGGCACCGGCAACGCCACCGAGAGCATCCACGAGATGTTGGTCAAGGCCCAGAAAGGCGAGGAACACGCCAGCGAGGCCAGCCACTCGATCGAACAGATACGCAGCAGCACCTCGCAGCTGGCCGACGTCGTCAACCACTTCTCCGCGGTCCAGTCCATGGCCATGGACAAAACGCATCCGGGGAACTGA
- the ccoG gene encoding cytochrome c oxidase accessory protein CcoG, protein MSKPDSKPIKIYPRLTSGRFNNLRVAMVVVTQLVFFGVPWLQWNGRQAVHFNLAEHHFLIFGISLWPQDFIYLAALLVVCALGLFLWTTLAGRLWCGYSCPQTVYTQIMIWIERLTLGDHIARRRLDAAPASVGKYAKKGLNQLLMLSFSLWTGLTFVGYFTPMRELAVLDMGPWDLFWTLFYAGFTWLLAGVLREKVCLHMCPYARFQGAMFDDHTLVISYDEKRGEPRGKAQARSEEPVKGCIDCGICVQVCPTGIDIRHGLQYECIGCAACIDACDQVMDKLKSPRGLIRYTSAQALQGKPAPARSLHRPRVAVYSCLLAGIIMLSTTALVLKKPFKVDVLRDRASLVEQTDDGMLQNRYNLRLINTTEQPQRYRLDVDGLPGIRLEQPGQIVAVKPAQTETVAVRVQADPEHATRGAHTIHFVIRSLGDDVTIREKSSFIGE, encoded by the coding sequence ATGTCCAAGCCCGACAGCAAACCGATCAAAATCTACCCCCGCCTCACCAGCGGCCGCTTCAACAATCTGCGGGTCGCGATGGTCGTCGTCACCCAACTGGTGTTCTTCGGGGTGCCGTGGCTGCAATGGAACGGCCGCCAGGCCGTTCACTTCAATCTGGCCGAGCACCACTTCCTGATTTTCGGCATCAGCCTGTGGCCGCAGGACTTCATCTACCTGGCGGCGCTGCTGGTGGTGTGCGCGCTGGGTCTGTTCCTGTGGACCACGCTGGCCGGCCGGCTATGGTGCGGCTACAGCTGCCCGCAAACTGTGTACACCCAGATCATGATCTGGATAGAACGACTGACGCTGGGCGACCACATCGCCCGCCGCCGGCTGGACGCGGCGCCGGCCAGCGTCGGCAAGTACGCCAAGAAAGGCCTGAACCAGCTGCTGATGCTGAGTTTCTCGCTGTGGACCGGCCTGACCTTCGTCGGCTATTTCACGCCGATGCGCGAGCTGGCAGTGCTGGACATGGGGCCGTGGGATCTGTTCTGGACGCTGTTCTACGCCGGCTTCACCTGGCTCCTGGCCGGCGTGCTGCGCGAGAAGGTCTGCCTGCACATGTGCCCGTACGCCCGCTTCCAGGGCGCGATGTTCGACGACCACACCCTGGTCATTTCCTACGACGAGAAACGCGGCGAGCCGCGCGGCAAGGCGCAGGCGCGCAGCGAAGAGCCGGTCAAGGGCTGCATAGACTGCGGCATCTGCGTGCAGGTCTGCCCGACCGGCATCGACATCCGCCACGGCCTGCAATACGAGTGCATAGGCTGCGCCGCCTGTATCGACGCCTGCGACCAGGTGATGGACAAGCTGAAGTCGCCGCGCGGGCTGATACGCTACACCAGCGCCCAGGCGCTGCAGGGCAAGCCGGCCCCGGCGCGTTCGCTGCACCGGCCCCGCGTGGCGGTCTACTCCTGCCTGCTGGCCGGCATCATCATGCTGTCCACCACCGCCCTGGTGCTGAAAAAGCCGTTCAAGGTGGACGTGCTGCGCGACCGCGCCAGCCTGGTCGAACAGACCGACGATGGCATGCTGCAGAACCGCTACAACCTGCGGCTGATCAACACCACCGAACAGCCGCAGCGCTACCGGCTGGACGTGGACGGCCTGCCCGGCATCCGGCTGGAGCAGCCGGGCCAGATCGTCGCCGTCAAACCGGCGCAGACCGAAACCGTCGCGGTACGGGTACAGGCCGACCCCGAGCACGCCACGCGCGGCGCCCACACCATCCACTTCGTGATACGCTCGTTGGGCGATGACGTCACCATACGGGAAAAATCCAGCTTCATCGGCGAATGA
- a CDS encoding LysR family transcriptional regulator has translation MRIPSLKLLLGFEAAARHGNFSRAADELCLSQSAISHQVQQLEQQLGQPLFRRVGRGVELTVAGEVLQQSVRRALDNLEGGLGRIAGYMDPGLVVLVCPAAVAQGWLQPRLDALRRRLPALSLLLSTDESARFVDEVDVDIVIADRPLQQPGVAERRWLADEWIVAAAPQLARTLEAAPPAEHAGRAGLLCLEDGFTDARAGALLRGHLAGFRRTGIYDDARLLLDAALRGHGVACLPALLADEALADGRLVRLSGYPSAPGAQYWLARADGEARAAIVASVADWLIEEAGLSRRPASVWASIATPLCCCSGSK, from the coding sequence ATGCGCATTCCTTCGCTGAAACTGCTGCTGGGTTTCGAGGCCGCCGCCCGGCACGGCAATTTTTCCCGCGCGGCGGACGAGCTCTGCCTGTCGCAATCGGCCATCAGCCATCAGGTGCAGCAATTGGAGCAGCAACTGGGGCAGCCGCTGTTCCGCCGGGTGGGCCGCGGCGTCGAGCTGACGGTGGCCGGCGAGGTGCTGCAGCAAAGCGTCAGGCGGGCGCTGGACAATCTGGAGGGCGGCTTGGGCCGGATCGCCGGCTATATGGATCCGGGCCTGGTGGTGCTGGTCTGTCCGGCCGCGGTGGCGCAGGGCTGGCTGCAGCCCAGGCTGGACGCCTTGCGCCGGCGCCTGCCGGCCTTGAGCCTGCTGCTGTCCACCGACGAGAGCGCGCGTTTCGTCGACGAGGTCGACGTGGACATCGTGATCGCCGACCGGCCGCTGCAGCAGCCCGGCGTCGCCGAGCGCCGCTGGCTCGCCGACGAATGGATAGTGGCCGCGGCGCCGCAGTTGGCGCGGACGCTGGAGGCGGCGCCGCCGGCCGAGCATGCCGGTCGGGCCGGCCTGCTGTGCCTGGAGGACGGCTTCACCGACGCGCGGGCCGGCGCCTTGTTGCGCGGCCATCTGGCCGGATTCCGTCGCACGGGCATCTACGACGATGCCCGGCTGTTGCTGGACGCGGCGCTGCGCGGACACGGCGTGGCCTGTCTGCCGGCCCTGCTGGCCGACGAGGCCCTGGCCGACGGAAGGCTGGTCCGCCTGTCCGGCTATCCGTCGGCGCCGGGCGCGCAGTATTGGCTGGCGCGGGCGGACGGCGAAGCGCGCGCCGCCATCGTCGCCTCGGTGGCCGATTGGCTGATCGAGGAGGCCGGACTCAGTCGCCGGCCAGCGTCCGTCTGGGCCAGCATAGCGACGCCGTTGTGCTGTTGCAGCGGGTCGAAATAG
- a CDS encoding agmatine/peptidylarginine deiminase, protein MNRRRFLQQASLLSGSAMLLGGCLSAEAAPSAPPRQDRQAATGWRMPDEGERHAATWMAFGAREAIWGGRLLGPVRQNLAAIAGAISAFEPVRMLAPENEMELARRLCGDGVQLIAQPLDDLWMRDTGPVFVRDGRGRAAGVGFNFNGWGGKQAHDRDAKVAAAVCARLGRPLLASSLILEGGGLEVDGDGTAIVTESCVLNRNRNPGVGKAACEAELKRLLGIDKVIWLPGVAGRDITDGHTDFYARFVRPGVVIAGLDGDPSSYDYAVTRRHLELLRAARDARGRPLDVVVLEGPSSVRPRFENREFAAGYVNFYVCNGAVIAPQFGDAAADANCRAILREQFPDREIVQLDIDAVAAGGGGIHCTTQQQPA, encoded by the coding sequence ATGAACCGACGCCGTTTTCTGCAACAAGCCTCCCTGCTGTCCGGCAGCGCCATGCTGCTGGGCGGCTGCCTGTCCGCCGAAGCGGCCCCCTCCGCCCCGCCGCGCCAAGACCGCCAAGCCGCGACCGGCTGGCGCATGCCGGACGAGGGCGAGCGGCACGCGGCGACCTGGATGGCCTTCGGCGCGCGCGAGGCCATCTGGGGCGGCCGCCTGCTGGGCCCGGTCCGGCAGAACCTGGCCGCCATCGCCGGCGCGATCTCGGCCTTCGAGCCAGTCCGCATGCTGGCGCCGGAGAACGAGATGGAACTGGCGCGCCGGCTGTGCGGCGACGGCGTGCAGCTGATCGCACAGCCGCTGGACGATCTGTGGATGCGCGATACCGGCCCGGTCTTCGTCCGAGACGGCCGGGGACGCGCCGCCGGCGTCGGCTTCAACTTCAACGGTTGGGGCGGCAAGCAGGCCCACGACCGCGACGCCAAGGTCGCGGCGGCGGTCTGCGCGCGGCTGGGCCGGCCGCTCTTGGCGAGCTCGCTGATCCTGGAAGGCGGCGGACTGGAAGTGGACGGCGACGGCACCGCCATCGTCACAGAAAGCTGCGTGCTCAATCGCAACCGCAACCCCGGCGTAGGCAAGGCCGCCTGCGAGGCCGAACTGAAGCGCCTGCTCGGCATAGACAAGGTGATCTGGCTGCCCGGCGTCGCCGGCCGCGACATCACCGACGGCCACACCGACTTCTACGCCCGCTTCGTCCGCCCCGGCGTGGTGATCGCCGGGCTGGACGGCGACCCGTCGTCATACGATTACGCGGTGACGCGGCGCCATCTGGAGCTGCTGCGCGCCGCCCGCGACGCGCGCGGACGGCCGCTGGACGTGGTGGTGCTGGAGGGGCCGTCCAGCGTGCGGCCGCGATTCGAAAACCGCGAGTTCGCCGCCGGCTACGTCAATTTCTACGTCTGCAACGGCGCGGTGATCGCGCCGCAGTTCGGCGACGCGGCGGCCGACGCCAACTGCCGCGCCATCCTGCGCGAGCAGTTCCCGGACCGCGAAATCGTCCAGCTGGACATCGACGCGGTGGCGGCCGGCGGCGGCGGCATACACTGCACGACGCAGCAGCAGCCAGCCTGA
- a CDS encoding glutamine synthetase family protein — translation MNSADTINQWLDQHHITEVECLIPDMTGLARGKIVPRHKYNPAEGLRLPEAVLSMTVTGDYPDRDFTSVADPDMKLLPDISTLRPVPWNKEPTAQIIHDCYSFDGQAVDLAPRNVLKRILKLYEERGWKAVIAPEMEFYLVEIQPDEDLPLRPPVGRTRRTEAGMQSFSIDAVNEYDDIFDVMYDWCEAQGLALDTLIHEMGTAQMEINLDHGDPLQLADQVFLFKRTVREVAIRNNMYATFMAKPMQGQPGSAMHMHQSVVDIAGGNNIFSLADGQPSPAFLHFIGGLQRYLPAAMPFFAPYVNSYRRLSRYTSAPINLSWGYDNRTCGLRVPHSGPEARRVENRLAGVDVNPYLAMAASLACGYLGMREQIQPSDPLSGSAYEQPHQLPRHLDDAVEMLLRCKPLAELFGEHFIETYAAIKEAEYREYFDVISPWERRFLLLHV, via the coding sequence ATGAATAGCGCCGATACCATCAATCAATGGCTTGACCAACACCATATCACCGAGGTGGAGTGTCTGATCCCGGACATGACCGGCCTCGCCCGCGGCAAGATCGTGCCGCGCCACAAATACAATCCCGCCGAGGGATTGCGCCTGCCCGAAGCGGTGCTGTCCATGACGGTCACCGGCGATTATCCCGACCGCGATTTCACTTCGGTCGCCGACCCCGACATGAAGCTGCTGCCTGACATCAGCACGCTGCGCCCGGTGCCGTGGAACAAGGAGCCGACGGCGCAGATCATCCACGATTGCTATTCCTTCGACGGCCAGGCGGTGGACCTGGCGCCGCGCAATGTGCTGAAGCGCATCCTGAAGCTGTACGAGGAGCGGGGCTGGAAGGCCGTGATCGCGCCGGAGATGGAGTTCTACCTGGTCGAAATCCAGCCGGACGAGGACCTGCCGCTGCGGCCGCCGGTGGGCCGCACCCGCCGTACCGAGGCCGGCATGCAGAGTTTTTCGATAGACGCGGTCAATGAATACGACGACATCTTCGACGTGATGTACGACTGGTGCGAGGCGCAGGGCCTGGCGCTGGACACGCTGATCCACGAGATGGGCACCGCGCAGATGGAGATCAACCTCGACCACGGCGACCCCTTGCAGCTGGCCGACCAGGTCTTTCTGTTCAAGCGCACCGTGCGCGAAGTGGCGATACGCAACAATATGTACGCCACCTTCATGGCCAAGCCGATGCAGGGCCAGCCCGGCAGCGCGATGCACATGCACCAGAGCGTGGTCGACATCGCCGGCGGCAACAATATCTTCAGCCTGGCCGACGGCCAGCCGTCGCCGGCCTTCCTGCATTTCATCGGCGGCCTGCAGCGCTATCTGCCGGCGGCGATGCCCTTCTTCGCGCCCTACGTCAACTCCTACCGCCGCCTCAGCCGCTACACCTCGGCGCCGATCAATCTCAGCTGGGGTTACGACAACCGCACCTGCGGCCTCAGGGTGCCGCATTCGGGGCCGGAGGCGCGGCGGGTCGAGAACCGGCTGGCCGGCGTCGACGTCAATCCCTATCTGGCGATGGCGGCCAGCCTGGCCTGTGGCTATCTCGGCATGCGCGAGCAGATCCAGCCGTCGGACCCGCTGAGCGGCAGCGCCTACGAGCAGCCGCACCAGTTGCCGCGCCACCTGGACGACGCCGTCGAGATGCTGCTGCGCTGCAAGCCGCTGGCCGAGCTGTTCGGCGAGCATTTCATCGAGACCTACGCGGCGATTAAGGAGGCCGAGTACCGCGAGTACTTCGACGTGATCAGCCCGTGGGAGCGGCGCTTCCTGCTGCTGCATGTGTGA